The following coding sequences are from one Triticum aestivum cultivar Chinese Spring chromosome 5A, IWGSC CS RefSeq v2.1, whole genome shotgun sequence window:
- the LOC123104876 gene encoding arogenate dehydratase/prephenate dehydratase 6, chloroplastic — protein sequence MEAAAAIRSTAAPRMRLAGRSSRGSGAAAARATPASHSDWQTACAILSSTNDTPSPPAPKVNGQNNNNKLAAPAIPGSEDAVSGLDLVPAAGAGNLPRPLSISDLSPAPLHGAQLRVAYQGVPGAYSEAAAGKAYPGCEAIPCDQFEVAFQAVELWIADRAVLPVENSLGGSIHRNYDLLLRHRLHIVGEVQLPVHHCLLALPGVRRELLARVISHPQALAQCEHTLTRMGLNVAREAFDDTAGAAEHIAAHALRDTAAIASARAAELYGLQVLADGVQDDAGNVTRFVMLAREPIIPRTDRPFKTSIVLAHDREGTSVLFKVLSAFAFRDISLTKIESRPHRHRPIRLVDDANVGTAKHFEYMFYIDFQASMADVRAQNALAEIQEFTSFLRVLGSYPMDMTPWDAAPSPSSSSSDQQQRG from the coding sequence ATGGAGGCCGCCGCGGCCATCCGGAGCACGGCCGCGCCGCGGATGCGCCTCGCGGGGAGGAGCAGCAGGGGATCCGGCGCCGCGGCGGCGCGCGCGACCCCGGCCAGCCACAGCGACTGGCAGACGGCCTGCGCCATCCTCTCCAGCACCAACGACACCCCCTCCCCGCCGGCGCCGAAGGTGAACggccagaacaacaacaacaagctggCCGCGCCGGCCATCCCCGGCTCCGAGGACGCCGTCTCCGGCCTGGATCTGGTGCCGGCCGCGGGCGCGGGGAACCTGCCGCGCCCGCTCAGCATCAGCGACCTGTCCCCGGCGCCGCTGCACGGCGCGCAGCTCCGGGTGGCGTACCAGGGCGTGCCGGGCGCCTacagcgaggcggcggccgggaaGGCGTACCCGGGGTGCGAGGCCATCCCGTGCGACCAGTTCGAGGTGGCGTTCCAGGCGGTGGAGCTGTGGATCGCCGACCGCGCGGTGCTCCCCGTGGAGAACTCCCTGGGCGGCAgcatccaccgcaactacgaccTGCTCCTCCGGCACCGGCTCCACATCGTGGGCGAGGTGCAGCTCCCCGTCCACCACTGCCTGCTGGCGCTCCCGGGCGTCCGGCGGGAGCTGCTGGCGCGGGTGATCTCGCACCCGCAGGCGCTGGCGCAGTGCGAGCACACGCTGACCCGCATGGGCCTCAACGTGGCCCGCGAGGCCTTCGACGACACGGCGGGCGCGGCGGAGCACATCGCGGCGCACGCGCTCCGCGACACGGCGGCCATCGCGTCGGCGCGCGCGGCGGAGCTGTACGGCCTCCAGGTGCTGGCGGACGGCGTGCAGGACGACGCCGGGAACGTGACCCGGTTCGTGATGCTGGCGCGGGAGCCCATCATCCCGCGGACGGACCGGCCGTTCAAGACGAGCATCGTGCTGGCCCACGACCGGGAGGGCACCTCGGTGCTGTTCAAGGTGCTGTCGGCGTTCGCGTTCCGGGACATCAGCCTGACCAAGATCGAGAGCCGGCCGCACCGGCACCGGCCCATCCGGCTGGTGGACGACGCCAACGTCGGCACCGCCAAGCACTTCGAGTACATGTTCTACATCGACTTCCAGGCGTCCATGGCCGACGTGCGCGCCCAGAACGCGCTCGCCGAGATCCAGGAGTTCACGTCCTTCCTCAGGGTGCTCGGCAGCTACCCCATGGACATGACGCCATGGGACGCCGcgccgtcgccgtcctcctcctcctccgatcaACAGCAGCGCGGCTAG
- the LOC123104877 gene encoding protein PNS1, translating into MAARQGGTGVGVGEITAAAGGITPGHGGAAHTPAASPYQVPLEIEEQVYSPVYGNIAVRDSRGCCSGFTASFTKILFIMHLIAFIALTIFLGVQASSHPNPTYKPFAHFIPLASSVILSIIAACFWTILAVTNPAKAIKTSLWTAPVSALGCDVVILLVGDGEALGIGVLIVVIAIAAALYSCWATGPRLQHAAAVLSTSVNGAHLPFSASCLVLFVVLAAFGYMAFWTVAISCISAAEGHFMDFHIVYVAALLVSISWTMQVLRYFVYVAVARLAHAALAYGVRMPGGAVEAFCGTMSGPAFGDICMGAVLVPVIAAVRSFARAINALSGGNDEFLFSCCQGCCLTVSEKLMGRVNRWGFVHVGARGKAFCVASRDVWSLFVLRGMAKLVDSDLTGSFCFLSAVTGGALASLVAGSWALAMDRDRKELALPISFYSFLIGYYMCRMMIAWPQACVAAYHVAYAENPQNPHLGTLIPDHLRELQALAAD; encoded by the exons ATGGCGGCGAGGCAGGGAGGaaccggcgtcggcgtcggcgaaaTCACGGCGGCCGCCGGCGGCATTACCCccgggcacggcggcgcggcgcacACGCCGGCGGCCAGCCCTTACCAG GTGCCACTTGAAATAGAAGAGCAAGTTTACTCTCCAGTCTATGGGAACATTGCAGTCCGTGACAGTCGTGGTTGCTGCAGTGGTTTCACAGCCAGTTTCACAAAGATTCTGTTCATCATGCACCTCATTGCTTTCATCGCCCTCACAATCTTTCTTGGAGTCCAGGCTTCTTCCCACCCGAATCCTACCTACAAGCCCTTCGCCCACTTCATTCCGCTCGCCTCTTCTGTGATATTATCTATTATCGCTGCCTGCTTTTGGACTATCCTTGCTGTCACTAATCCTGCAAAAGCCATCAAAACATCTCTCTGGACAGCTCCTGTTTCCGCACTTGGCTGCGATGTAGTCATACTCCTTGTCGGTGACGGCGAAGCCCTTGGCATCGGAGTGCTCATAGTTGTGATCGCCATTGCAGCGGCGCTGTACAGTTGTTGGGCCACTGGTCCGCGCCTCCAGCATGCCGCCGCAGTACTTTCCACCTCTGTCAATGGAGCACATTTGCCCTTCAGTGCCTCTTGCCTGGTTCTTTTTGTTGTCCTTGCCGCGTTTGGCTACATGGCCTTCTGGACAGTTGCCATCAGCTGCATTTCAGCTGCAGAAGGGCACTTCATGGATTTCCATATTGTCTATGTGGCCGCGCTCCTGGTGAGCATATCATGGACAATGCAGGTGCTGCGTTACTTCGTCTATGTGGCTGTGGCAAGGCTGGCACATGCGGCGCTTGCCTACGGAGTCCGTATGCCAGGTGGTGCCGTCGAAGCATTCTGTGGCACGATGTCGGGGCCAGCTTTTGGTGACATATGCATGGGGGCTGTGCTTGTCCCGGTGATTGCAGCGGTGAGGAGCTTCGCTCGAGCGATCAACGCCCTGTCAGGGGGCAACGACGAGTTCCTTTTCTCATGCTGCCAGGGCTGCTGCCTGACTGTATCGGAGAAATTGATGGGACGGGTGAACCGGTGGGGCTTTGTCCATGTCGGAGCGCGGGGGAAGGCGTTCTGTGTGGCTTCGCGGGATGTGTGGTCCCTTTTCGTTCTCCGCGGGATGGCGAAGCTTGTCGATTCAGACCTCACCGGTTCCTTCTGCTTCCTTTCGGCTGTCACTGGAGGCGCCTTGGCCTCATTGGTTGCTGGTTCATGGGCACTGGCCATGGATAGGGATCGTAAGGAGCTTGCTCTGCCAATATCGTTCTACTCATTTCTCATCGGTTATTACATG TGCCGGATGATGATTGCGTGGCCACAGGCTTGCGTTGCGGCATACCATGTTGCATATGCAGAGAACCCCCAGAATCCTCACCTGGGAACACTGATACCAGACCACCTGCGGGAGCTCCAAGCACTAGCTGCAGACTGA